The DNA region tttaatttattagttaattattcgctaattttacgGAATTTACGGTGTGAGTTTGTGATATAATGCTGAGGATTAGAAACGTTTCAATCCAtctcaacaaacaaacaaaaaaaagcacaaatttgTATATATATCACTGTCTAAAATTCAGAAAATGAAAGAGAAATAACATACAAAACATTACCATATCAACCAACACTATATACATTATACAATGAGTGCTAATGTTTTCAAGACTAAGAACTAACAGAAACTTCCATGTATTATACTAAAGAGAGCAATCTGCACATTATTGTTTTCAATCCATGAAAGGATAAGTTAGAAGTTTAGAACCATATTTGACTTGAATGTGTATAGGAACAATTATACCTTACAAGGGAGTCTAACAATGCAGGACCTATGTACCTGAGTTAACCAAAACTACCACTCCTATTGCTAGAACAAGATTGTGAAAATGGGAGGTTTCTTTTGCGTGATTCGGTAGCTTTTTCTTGCATTACTCGTGAATAGGGATATCATCATCGTCATGGTCGCTGTCACTGAtctcaataatattttgaaatttggaTCCTCCCTCAGCTGCATCAAAGACATGGAAATTGAAGAATGCTAGATTGGATAACTCGAATGAAATATATATCCATAATTATTGCAACATTTTTTTAGGTAAAGTCAATCTCAAGCATTTCATGTAATTGAAAGTCTATTGTATAAGAATAATGCATTCATCAAGTTTGAATAACATAACAATAGGAAACTCTGTGATCTTGCTTGGATAAATTGATCAATTTACTTATCTACTcaacaaagataaagaaaatttcaacaatgatattttagaattttcttATACCCACAAGCCTCATGTAACTAAGCTTTTCCAATCAAGCCAAGAAGTAAACTTCAAACAGAGTAAATTGGAACAATATTCTATTTACATTGCACAAATAATCACATAATTTTATTTGGTAAACTTGGCAGTTATGAACTTAATACTTGTGGAAGCACCAACCTGATGAACTTCACAAAGCACTATGACATTTTGATTTCAAAGTAAATTGAATTCTGTATTGAATTTATGTTGTCAATTTGTGTCATTTAGTAAAATCACTAGAAGAAATTTCCCCTCACATTCTTTCAAAGTTATTTAAGATATATATAAAAGGGAACATTTTCTGTTAATGCAGGCATGCAGCTTCCAAAATACTAGTTCAATGAGTTAATGAGATTAATATATTGCTCTTAGACTCAATCAAACATAATCATGACCCGCACACCTAAAAACCTgacaaaattatataataaatccAAAGATCACTACAACGTTTAATATTTTCAAAGAGTACTACCAATAAAAAAAATGGACATTACTAATTGATTTAGTAATAAGAGAATAATTTGAGTAGAATTTCAATACCAGCTGCAGCACCATGAGATTGATGAAAATCTTTATTTCTTTGCAAAGGTAGAGAACCATCATTGATTTCATCATTGAACTCCTTCACTTCTTCTTTGACTTTAGAAGGAAAACCAGGATCATCAGCTTTATTAATATCATGCTTTCCATCAAAAGAAGCATCACTCATCCAAACCTTTATAGTTTCCTCACATGTCACAACCCTGTCAAGCAATTCCAAAAACTTAGCCTTCAATTTCTCATCCACCAACTTCCCATTCTTATCATTCAACTCAGTAATAGTATCCAAATTATTCTTCTTTTCAGCCTCTAACTCAGCCACTTTCTTCCTTAATTCATCAACAGCATTGCCATCAACCTCATATTTCTTTTTCAACTCCAACAACTTAAGATTCTCGCACTCTAactttttgttcttcttcctcaAACTCTCAATGGTTTCCTTGTCCAACCCACTTTCCTTCACTCCCTTAAACAACGTCTCATAAAGCCTCTGTACCTTCTCACACTCTTgctctttcttcttcaatttatCCTCAGCATCAATCCTTGCTAGACTCTGAAGCTGAAACTGCTCTTCAAGTTCACCAGCCTTGGTTTTaagttttttctctctttctacGAAAACCTCTTCAACTCTGTCATAATCCTCTTTTTCCCACTTAACTCGAAGAATTTGAATGAGCTCAGGAACGCTCATCGTCTCCAAGCTTTTGTTACTGGTTGATGAGAGAATGGGGGGTGACCCAGGTTCAGTTTTTGGTTGAATTGACATGACAAGGGCAAAAGATTCgaactttgaagaaaaagggatgTGGGGTTCGAAAAGTTATTGCCTTTTCTTTGTCTAAGCTGAAAAAATCGGAGCAATGTCACTGTGAACGAAGAGCAGAGGAAGATGAAGAGTGCTTTTCTTCTTTTGTAACAGTGAATAGCGAAGTTGTTACTGGTTCTGCACTTTGAAACTTGAAAGGGCAGTGTATGAAAATTGATGGTTGATTGTTCGGGAACTCAGAAGACATTTTAGTAATTAAATGCAAGGAGGGTAGAGTTGGAACTACAATGCAAAATGAAATATAGTAtaagaaaattaagaaaattttttgtttctgttaatttattatcataaaatgATAGAAATttatggatttggatcctctaaagtttgaatttcactttagagaataaaatgTGATCTTCTACTCTTGAATAACTTTTCTTaatctcttttatatttattcttggcCCCACCTATAAAATTAATggtaagagatcacactttattctctaaagtaaaattcaaactttagaggatctaaatccaAAATTTATAGTATGCTACTTATAAATAGACCAAATTATTCCGCTCTTATATGTGCATGCACGGAGAGTGTATATATAGTATAGGAAAATTATCAGGTATTCCAAGTACTTTCGGAATATGGCTGTTCCAAGAAGCAAAAGGTTTTCATGTTAATTTTGTCGTTTAGTAACCTTTTGAAAGACCCAAacagaaaagctctgcatacaagtgcTAAccacttgtatgctttacaagttacttaacaccctaaaacctaaaacgcGCTCCAATGGCTACGTCATATACACGCGCTATATacaactaccaaatttaaaagatttgtttccttcttcgttttccTTATTTGCAGATTTGCTCGTTCTTCGTCTCGCGAAGCTTCCCCTAGTTTCttcgatcgttcttttccccTCCTTTCTCACTCGTTTCTTCTTCGTCATTTACGTTAGTTCCTCTCTctgtaactccagcttcgttttctatttgattttttgttttctgaaatcaaagtttgaactcgttttgaagataatggatgattcaacctcagattgtcagctgaatctaGGCGAAGTGgactatgaatttgaatctaacgaagttcctgcggtttgatttacataggatTACTATGAATTTTGTTgtagtaatttgtatagcattgtgtaggtgAATAATTTGTGAACATTGATTGTCAAAATAATGCATGAAGATAAATCTGTgtattgaatgtaatgtattagttttgattaattatctggaatttatagcagacgctcgggtgcaGATCAGatcttttttgggtgtatttttgctagaagtgtgggtgtatttacagtttactgctttttctgttattttaactgagttgttgttgttcgggtgtattatatcagacatgattggatgtgtttttagtttttgacatggtgtattctgtagcctgtgtatttacagtttatggcttttattgtcattttagttgagttgttgcggttcgggtgtatcatatcagacatgattgggtgtatttatagtttttgacatggtgtattctgcagcctctctcggttgttgatgaccagtttgttccgaaggttggaatgacctttaccacccttgaagatgctgaaaaattttacaggaactacgccaaggctgcaggtttttctacaagagttcggagcacaaataggaagggaaacgagattaagaatcaattgattacatgtagcagagagaaaaaatggaaatctaaaatatctccgaccgagaagactaATCCAACAGCCGGtataaactgtcctgcaagaatttatatacacacattgaaggatatcggtgcttggatcatttcaaaggttgtgctggatcattcacacccctgctgtccaagtaaagcagatatgctcaaacagcacagggaactaagcatgtctaTTCGTCGTACAAtcgagaataacgaggaggccggtatcagaccaagcaaaatctaccaatcatttgttgcggctgccgggggtcaccgcgagttaaattttatcgaaaaggacgtgaggaattacattaccagggaagtgcggaatgtttccgaacaagaagatgcaaaggaatttgggaaatatttgttaagaatgaaagagaagaatcataatttcttttttgagcttgaactcgaggaggatcaatcgattaagctggctttttgggccgatgcaagaagtagagctgcctttgagtatttcggagatgtcatttcatttgacaccacctacaatacaaacaggtaataaactgcccctgtttatgatgctaaattaatgtatttttatgaatgcgcaacagaggtgtatattggctgtttttTTAGTGTATACGAAGCATTTGttggggtgtacctaatgattttgcattctgcactatggtaatttgtttcaggtataatttggtctgtggttcttttgtcagggtgaatcaccacggtcagtcaacacttctcggatgctctttgatgaaaaacgaagaaattgaatcattcaaatggttatttcaatgttggcttcgttgcatgggaggaaacgctccgaaagggtttctcaccgatcaatgcgcatcaatgaaaagggctttagaggcctgtatgccaacaacaattcactgttggtgtatttggcacatcatgaagaagattccaagcaaatcaaacgggtacaagggacatgcagatattgaacaagaaatgagccaagttgtttggaactctcatagcaaagactcattcgataggaattggaatgattttctgctgaattttggtcttgtggacaacaagtggctttcaggtaatgtttgtttaaaatttgcagcagaggtgtatttatagtctgtgtttgggtgtatttattgtctgtgtttgggtgtattctgcagatctgTATGAaaaccgtcatatatgggttcctatctatctagatcaccacttctgggcagggatgagaagcacacaaaggagcgagagcattcattcattttttaacaagtttatcacccggaacagctcaCTTATTCAGTTCATcaaacaatatgataattgcctcggaagcagggagcaagcagagagagaatcagatgctgcagattttcatacggtcataccgtgtgcaaccaaatcctccattgaagctcagtttcaagatgtgtacactcatcaaaagtttagggaagtccaagcgcaattcagaggaaaagcgaattgcatcaccagattaacgaattccgctctaggctattcagtatacgaagttggagaacaagtttccagttcaatattcaacaagtttgtggttacttacgactcagttgcagccgaggtaaaatgtcaatacttattattcgagtcgagggGGATACTGtgtcgtcacgcactaagcgtgttaagctttgaacaagtaagccaagtgtcacctagatatatactggaacgatggagcaagaaggtaaagaggagacacacacacatcaagagcagccacgaagagccactgatggagccaagaagcaagaggtttgaccaattggttttttgttcgcaaaatatttgcgaatttgcatccgaatcggaggagctgattgcaattctgcaccgtgcgtacgataacgtcatggctgaGATGGAATCATTAAAAACCAAAAGGAAGgagacatcttctttatcccacgaagacgccaacttggaatccgttaacgagcttcaaagcccgccaaggattcgaacaagaggacgtccaaaaaataggctaggttcaaagttggacaaacagattgcaaatgccacaaagaagaagaaaacgaaagttttaagcgaggtaaaagtaatgttctttaaatttgtggtgattgagtttatttttcttgttaatagtttagctaatatgtgagtgttatattcagataaaccgtttgatgctgcatcagtggtgcattcaaattccagccaatatcaaggacatgttatgaattatcagtttagggtaccagcagcaggggataactctttgggtgtatagttttacagaatatgggtgtaaaagcactgttcttttgggtgtattttttgtgaattcacattttacatatagatacatatatataatattagatttagggttttagggtttacaggttaggggtaagggtttaggttttaagtgtttagggttcagggttttagtCTCAAAGCATCAGGTGGGGGGGATAGATTTcagggtgtatattcaactttatTTGGGTGTAAAAAATCACAGGTTATGggtttatatttgatttgatgtttttcttcatattttagtacctgtaattcatacattttgaatacagcacagacagtttaacagcacagacagtttgggtgtatattttaagCAATCTTGGGTGTATATTAAACTCCCGTTGGGtgtaaaagtttataatttgtgTTTATATCTGCCTTGatattttccttcatattttaccacctgtaatacagcttttgaatacagcacagacagtttaacagcacatatagtttaactatggaaaaaaatttcattgaatAGAAGTTGTTTATAAATGGCAATTTTTTACAGCATTTATTCAATTTACAAATTAGCTACCAGTTGGATTACTCAGTTTCTATATCAGTAGAATTTATCTGACAAAACAGACTCAATAATACGGAGGATGGCTTcgacagtcttattgcattactCGCTCTAATTGCTTGATCTCTCTCTTTATTCAtttcactgaatagtatccgcgaagcatactccactctatagtggtccacctcgtcctacaattaaaaagtatattctgtttaaacatCAATATTAATTcggtaaagtaatacagagttatatagttctaaagacagttacctgtttCCAATTATCCTATTCATACTTCCCCCTTTTAatgttttccggctcaattaactcaagccacttcataacGTAGATAGCGCAGTAATAgctgaaaatgaagaaaataaattacaaatctcatttaggaaagtttaatgttcagagtcacaaatttataccttgatTTTTGGCCTGATATATTAACGTATGatgctttaatttccttctccttctcgtcTTTCTTCAGAGGTTCCCCGCCGGCATATGCTCTCATTCTTGaaattacatatcccttaaataccaaaacaaatcagtaatacacccaaatgaatgcaaacaatcattatttagaacatactaaagatataaaatacacccaaatgaatgcacaagatacaaccaactgaatggacaatatacacccaacacaacaaacgaaatacacccaacttaataaacaacatacacccaacttgataaacaaaatacacccaaatggttccacaaaatGCACCCAACTCAacaaagaaattacacccaaagcaaaacatacatacaccttatattgaattgaaatacacctatctattaaagtaaagaacacagagccaacttacagtgaatttattaagctGCTTTCTCTGATCGCTTGGAGCTTtcttgtgtagcgggtcaagtatatgAAATCTCCGCTTTGTTGTATCAAtcacccataaccaccaatggCCCGAGCagcaaacaggtgcaaaaatctgaaggattgccacatttcaacagtgtgttattttatttagcatataagtaaagaacggtactaacaaattttacaaatgaaaacttacatatggatgcgaagttaatttttttgcatCTATAAAGGGAATAAAACttgggtagtcttccaccctgaattctttATTGGTTTTAGGTGATATGAATTCCCCGTTTGGGTGCTTCGAAATGGCCATGTTCTGCAACAATTGTGAAACAAcaaatgaaatactgaaaatacaCCCAAGCGAATACtttaaatacacccaaatgactacacaacttacacccaattgaacgtaaaaaatacatccaaatgaatacagaaaatacacacaaaatttgtagaagtaacacttaccacaatatcggggggagacagtatacttgttcttgaaaccttttatcatttttctggttgaggatgaggcacatggcagatacaatctagaaatatatgccaaaatcaatttacattaataaacattgcagtaaactttggtgtaaaaacattaatgttattttaatattaccTCAGCTTCTATATAACTTCCCGCCTGGAGTGATGCAAGGTGCATTCTTGTCAAAATGTATTTATCTTGGGCAATCAGAGTGCACATGTTGTCATACTCGTTAGTGCTGCCATCTGCGTATGTCTTCACTacgtcccccagatgtagcacttctCTTTCATATCATTTGTATTCTGATTTTTTCccgcaggagtttcaaacttcccagaactttctcccccagtctccctttgaatttgtggacttttacTTTCTTCTTTCGCTGCACTGCTTGCTATTTTTTGTACCAAATTCTCTAATTCTTCTATCAAATTTGCAGTTTCTGGAGATTTTGTCCTTTCTGCCTCCTGCGTTGACGCTCCCTCCTGCGTTGCTgtttcttcttggcttgaatcagtgagggcaaggctgaatgatggcaacgGATCTGTTCTAGGAACATAcgatgctgtccgtgccatcatcatcaggacagcagcgtcttctgcggctggataactgcgtcatcatgtataacgtattataagaataagaatatacggatgataagtaaagattgattttagtctgatgaacttacattttagttggagctgggggaagcgtgggtgtgctttcttcaagttgttgggggggttcaggagtgctgcatagttacacaaaattaatcatggcgtaaaaaaaactattcaggaacaatatacacccaaactgttaccaaatatacacccgaactgtaacccaatatacacccaatactatttcttacgtttttgtagttccttcaatttgtagcagaggggttggttcaaaatctgtctcAGGTATTTCTTCAAATTCCAgcacagtggttgtttgggacactggcacaaaaacttgaatcggaactctaaacaagaagaaaaatgaaaggttaacaacgcctttgaaaataataaggttataaggttgaaatattcttgaaaaactcacattgcaagtgCTTCCGACGGTGTTTGTTCCCTCAtaaccatcatattcgaatcagtcGGCTCACTGGCTGACTATTGAAccggactcaacctaaaatacacccaaagaaagtcaaaaaatacacccgaacaattcaaaaagaagacaggctttgttttttgagaacttacatacttgcagtttttgctttttttcctacctttttttcttgaataaaataataaagggcttttttttctaaaaaaaatatatacagaattagaagtagaaggtaatagaagaataaaagtaacggttatttgaaagagaaattacatgctctctgcCGGCTTGTTTACACTACTTTGTTCTgtgcgtccttgagaggaaggatcatcacttcccaagttcacatccggtattctaaacagatttcatattattcagacaaaatatgatacaggtataaaatagacccaaatgaatgcacaagatacaaccaactgaatggacaatatacacccaacacaacaaacaaaatacacccaacttaataaacaacatacacccaacttgatcaacaaaatacacctaaatggttccacaaaatatacccaaatcatgataacaagattttattaaataaagcttcttacgtttcagaggagACATAGTGACCTTCTGTCGATTGCAGGTCAGCTTCGTTCTTCCTGCGAAACAAGAAATaattattagcaaagaaaacacactaaaatctgaaatatacaccccaacaagacatacccctctgcagcagatttttCATCATTTCCCCTTAACAATTCATCTAGATCTTCACTTCCTATTTCAGATCTGTCAgtacattcataaaagaagatgttaacaaaaataattatgatgatagacggtaatatagcttacgaggtactgtacccatcatagtattgatcttcttcaggaaatgaatgctcaacaacaacctttttctttttggattgtgttctgggtggaaaaaacaagtatgaatcagaaataaaaaattaattttatcacagaatattatccaaagaagtgcttactttataagtattttttgtgtctttttctttttcttttgcttctccaccggtgatgattcttcgcttctataagttaataagagacacttcagttaatacacaaaatctttataatgaagccaaaagaaaggagtaataatttcagaacattactcatcagttgattcagattctgaatcagaatctaaatcctcttgac from Arachis hypogaea cultivar Tifrunner chromosome 10, arahy.Tifrunner.gnm2.J5K5, whole genome shotgun sequence includes:
- the LOC112715118 gene encoding uncharacterized protein — its product is MSIQPKTEPGSPPILSSTSNKSLETMSVPELIQILRVKWEKEDYDRVEEVFVEREKKLKTKAGELEEQFQLQSLARIDAEDKLKKKEQECEKVQRLYETLFKGVKESGLDKETIESLRKKNKKLECENLKLLELKKKYEVDGNAVDELRKKVAELEAEKKNNLDTITELNDKNGKLVDEKLKAKFLELLDRVVTCEETIKVWMSDASFDGKHDINKADDPGFPSKVKEEVKEFNDEINDGSLPLQRNKDFHQSHGAAAAEGGSKFQNIIEISDSDHDDDDIPIHE